The Desulfuromonas acetexigens genome has a segment encoding these proteins:
- a CDS encoding MFS transporter: protein MLYTPAFVAMFLANFCTVSSFGAFYLFPLFITEHGGDKSDIGLIMGGFALASALCRPWVADMIDRLGRKKSYLIGCLIMAVMPLFYLTFAGNLAGFYLPLLVVRIVHGVGLAICFTAIFTFVADIIPPGRLNEGIGIFGASGLIGTAIGPLIGEIVLRRYGFDAFFIAAGLPALVALLITLSLADTYAPREEQPGPGFFTLLGRRKHLAIALLSLLFGFGLAASGNFVAPLAQARNLPLVSLYFIAYSTAAVLIRLVGGRLADRIGEGRILPYALVITAGGLLALIFVESGPAFFAAGFLAGAGHGLLFPTLNALALRDEPAQNRGKITGIFTGGIDTGAFAGAVILGYLGEWGGLELIFAIGGGALLSGLALARPNQQRRGAP, encoded by the coding sequence ATGCTCTACACCCCCGCTTTCGTGGCCATGTTCCTGGCCAACTTTTGCACCGTCTCGAGCTTCGGCGCCTTCTATCTCTTCCCCCTCTTCATCACCGAGCATGGCGGCGACAAAAGCGACATCGGCCTGATCATGGGGGGCTTCGCCCTCGCCTCGGCCCTCTGCCGCCCCTGGGTGGCGGACATGATCGACCGACTGGGGCGCAAAAAGAGCTATCTCATCGGCTGCCTGATCATGGCCGTCATGCCCCTCTTCTATCTGACCTTCGCCGGAAATCTGGCGGGCTTCTACTTGCCGCTCCTCGTTGTGCGCATCGTCCACGGCGTCGGCCTGGCCATCTGCTTCACCGCCATCTTCACCTTCGTCGCCGACATCATCCCCCCGGGACGGCTCAACGAAGGGATCGGCATCTTCGGCGCCTCGGGGCTGATCGGTACGGCCATCGGCCCGCTGATCGGTGAAATCGTCCTGCGCCGCTACGGTTTCGACGCCTTCTTCATCGCCGCCGGCCTGCCCGCCCTGGTCGCCCTGCTCATCACCCTGAGCCTCGCCGATACCTACGCCCCTCGGGAAGAGCAACCCGGGCCCGGCTTCTTTACCCTGCTCGGGCGGCGCAAGCACCTCGCCATCGCCCTGCTCTCGCTGCTCTTCGGCTTCGGCCTGGCGGCCTCGGGCAACTTCGTCGCCCCCCTCGCCCAGGCGCGAAACCTGCCCCTCGTCTCCCTCTACTTCATCGCCTACTCGACTGCCGCCGTCCTCATCCGTCTGGTCGGGGGGCGTCTGGCGGACCGCATCGGCGAGGGTCGCATCCTTCCCTACGCCCTGGTGATCACCGCTGGCGGCCTGCTCGCCTTGATCTTCGTCGAAAGCGGTCCGGCCTTTTTCGCCGCCGGCTTTCTCGCCGGCGCCGGACACGGGCTGCTCTTTCCCACCCTCAACGCCCTGGCGCTGCGCGACGAACCGGCCCAGAATCGGGGCAAGATCACCGGCATCTTCACCGGCGGCATCGACACCGGCGCCTTCGCCGGGGCCGTGATTCTCGGTTACCTCGGCGAATGGGGCGGGCTCGAACTGATCTTCGCCATTGGCGGCGGCGCCCTCCTCTCGGGCCTGGCCTTGGCCCGCCCGAACCAGCAAAGGCGCGGCGCCCCTTGA
- a CDS encoding DnaJ C-terminal domain-containing protein — translation MAKDYYAQLGVKKDASADEIKKAYRKLALKYHPDKNPDDKKAEEKFKEITEAYAVLSDPEKKRQYDQFGESGFHQRFSQEDIYRNFDVGDLFREFGLGDNDIFGHLFGGGGRRSTFGGGTSRSRVVKGQDFVMRLPIPFRLAVLGGERRVDYRRDGTVEQLQVRIPAGVENGQRLRVAGKGGSSPMGGTAGDLFLEIEVEADSVFSREGDNLHVRLEIPFTGACLGTTVDVPTLDGPKRVKVPPGIAAGGKIRLAGFGVPRSSGAKGDLYATIDVTVPKQLTEKQKELLEALKKAGL, via the coding sequence ATGGCCAAGGATTACTATGCCCAGCTCGGCGTGAAAAAAGACGCCTCAGCGGATGAGATCAAAAAAGCCTACCGCAAGCTGGCGCTGAAATATCACCCCGACAAAAACCCCGACGATAAAAAGGCCGAGGAAAAATTCAAGGAGATCACCGAGGCTTACGCCGTCCTCTCCGATCCCGAGAAGAAGCGCCAGTACGATCAGTTCGGCGAATCGGGCTTTCATCAGCGCTTCAGCCAGGAAGACATCTATCGAAACTTCGACGTGGGCGATCTCTTCCGGGAATTCGGCCTGGGGGATAACGACATCTTCGGCCACCTCTTCGGCGGTGGCGGTCGGCGCAGCACTTTCGGCGGCGGCACCTCCCGCAGCCGCGTGGTCAAGGGACAGGATTTCGTCATGCGCCTGCCCATCCCCTTCCGCCTCGCCGTCCTCGGCGGGGAGCGTCGCGTCGATTACCGCCGCGACGGCACGGTCGAGCAGCTACAAGTGCGGATTCCCGCCGGAGTCGAAAACGGCCAACGCCTGCGCGTCGCCGGCAAGGGGGGCAGCAGCCCCATGGGCGGCACGGCGGGCGACCTCTTTCTGGAAATCGAAGTCGAAGCCGATTCGGTCTTCAGCCGCGAGGGGGACAACCTGCACGTGCGCCTGGAAATCCCCTTCACCGGCGCCTGTCTCGGCACCACGGTGGACGTGCCGACCCTCGACGGTCCCAAACGCGTCAAAGTCCCCCCCGGCATCGCCGCCGGCGGCAAGATCCGCCTTGCCGGGTTCGGCGTCCCCCGCTCCAGCGGCGCCAAGGGCGACCTCTACGCCACCATCGACGTAACCGTCCCCAAACAGTTGACCGAAAAACAGAAAGAACTGCTCGAAGCCTTGAAAAAAGCCGGGCTGTAA
- a CDS encoding helix-turn-helix domain-containing protein — MPKTIKPMPTPEQSGPLDAETLGKFIRARRTQSGLGIHEAAAFCGVAVDTLTKIETARGDVKLSSILTVCRMLGIRLMVEPWEG, encoded by the coding sequence ATGCCCAAAACGATCAAGCCGATGCCTACTCCCGAGCAGAGCGGACCACTCGATGCCGAAACCCTGGGCAAGTTCATACGTGCCCGCCGGACCCAATCGGGGCTGGGAATACACGAAGCGGCGGCATTTTGCGGAGTCGCCGTCGATACCCTGACCAAGATCGAGACGGCCAGGGGCGACGTCAAGCTCTCCAGCATCCTGACGGTCTGCCGCATGCTCGGCATCCGTCTCATGGTTGAGCCCTGGGAGGGATAA
- a CDS encoding HipA domain-containing protein: MAQTLSVFLNREPLGRLTLEGKDDRYGLEYATTWLDGQGYAVSPHLQPGACGSEQVKRFLANLLPEGKWLEELSVDHQISKGNIFGLIALLGAETTGALTFRYDGGEKPRPTAFRKVGAGELTERIAQRQHLSIATWDGKPRLSIAGVQDKLPILIRPDGSMGFGEGELASTHILKFGRRPDMHMMINEFLCMKLAELVKLPVAGVSLRRFGEPVLVVERFDRRRLGDRVDRLHLIDGCQMLDLPPTYKYERPFGKSGEGARIRTGASLPKLFAACRDCRVPALAIRDLLNWTLFQLLIGNSDAHGKNISFFVGKAGLDLAPSYDLLNIDIYGDEFERDLAMAVGDEFSAEKVLPYDLAEFCDTCRLPPRQVATRLKNLGTAILKRMEDLPLGNDWSTEEKDFARELIEKIKGNAGRFLEIAEELPQVRL; this comes from the coding sequence ATGGCGCAGACCCTCTCCGTATTTCTGAATCGCGAGCCGCTCGGCCGGCTGACCCTTGAGGGAAAGGACGATCGCTACGGGCTGGAGTACGCCACGACTTGGCTCGACGGCCAGGGGTATGCCGTATCGCCGCACCTGCAACCGGGGGCGTGTGGATCCGAGCAGGTGAAGCGCTTTCTCGCCAACCTCTTGCCGGAAGGAAAGTGGCTGGAAGAACTTTCGGTCGACCACCAGATTTCGAAGGGCAATATCTTTGGCCTGATTGCCTTGCTTGGCGCGGAGACGACCGGCGCGCTGACTTTTCGCTATGACGGCGGCGAGAAACCTCGACCGACCGCATTCCGCAAAGTCGGCGCCGGGGAATTGACGGAGCGGATCGCTCAGCGCCAACATCTCTCCATCGCCACCTGGGACGGCAAACCCCGCCTTTCCATCGCCGGCGTACAGGACAAGCTGCCGATCCTGATCCGGCCCGACGGCAGCATGGGGTTCGGCGAGGGGGAGCTGGCATCGACGCATATCCTGAAGTTCGGTCGGCGGCCCGACATGCACATGATGATCAACGAGTTTCTCTGCATGAAACTGGCGGAACTGGTCAAGCTGCCGGTCGCCGGGGTCTCGCTCCGACGTTTCGGCGAACCGGTTCTGGTCGTCGAGCGGTTCGACCGGCGCCGGCTTGGGGACAGGGTCGACCGGCTGCATCTGATCGACGGCTGCCAGATGCTCGATCTGCCGCCGACCTACAAGTACGAACGCCCTTTCGGCAAGTCCGGCGAAGGAGCCCGCATCCGCACCGGCGCCAGTCTGCCGAAGCTCTTTGCCGCCTGTCGCGACTGCCGCGTTCCGGCCTTGGCCATCCGCGATCTGTTGAACTGGACGCTGTTCCAGTTGCTGATCGGCAACAGCGACGCGCACGGCAAGAACATTTCGTTCTTCGTCGGCAAGGCGGGGCTCGACCTGGCGCCGAGCTACGACCTGTTGAACATCGACATCTATGGGGATGAGTTCGAGCGGGACCTGGCCATGGCCGTCGGCGACGAGTTCAGCGCCGAGAAGGTTCTACCCTATGACCTGGCGGAATTCTGCGATACCTGCCGGCTGCCGCCGCGCCAGGTGGCGACCCGTCTGAAAAATCTCGGCACGGCGATCCTGAAGCGCATGGAAGATTTGCCGTTGGGGAATGATTGGAGCACGGAAGAAAAGGATTTTGCCCGAGAGCTGATCGAAAAGATCAAAGGGAATGCCGGACGTTTTCTGGAGATTGCCGAAGAGCTGCCGCAGGTCAGGCTTTGA